One window of the Haloarcula halobia genome contains the following:
- a CDS encoding YeaH/YhbH family protein produces MGLKDDLERYREIGEERRQDLAEFIQYGDLGQSRGDEVRIPIKIIDLPSFEYDQRDKGGVGQGEGAQPGDPVGQPQPQPGDGDEDGEPGEEGGEHEYYEMDPEEFAQELDEQLGLDLEPKGKKVIEEMEGDYTDITRTGPSSTLDFERLFKQGLKRKLAMDFDEEYVREALKVDGWGPATVFEWARENHMPVSKAWIDDAYDELDSDEKATWDSIEEMEANVEMVDTPTRIRRDGIEQIPFRREDERYRYPEIIEEREKNVVVVNIRDVSGSMRQKKRELVERTFTPLDWYLTGKYDNAEFVYIAHDADAWEVDREEFFGIRSGGGTRISSAYELAAQTLEEEYPWSEWNRYVFAAGDSENSSNDTEERVIPLMEQIPANLHAYVETQPSGNAINATHAEEVERNFRDTENVAVAYVTSPEDVIDAIYEILSTEDQ; encoded by the coding sequence ATGGGACTGAAAGACGACCTCGAGCGGTACCGTGAAATCGGCGAAGAGCGCCGACAGGACCTCGCGGAGTTCATCCAGTACGGCGACCTGGGCCAGTCCCGGGGCGACGAGGTTCGCATCCCCATCAAGATAATCGACCTCCCGTCCTTCGAGTACGACCAGCGCGACAAGGGCGGCGTCGGCCAGGGCGAAGGGGCCCAGCCGGGCGACCCGGTCGGCCAGCCACAGCCCCAGCCGGGCGACGGCGACGAGGACGGCGAACCGGGCGAGGAGGGCGGCGAGCACGAGTACTACGAGATGGACCCCGAGGAGTTCGCCCAGGAGCTGGACGAGCAGCTCGGCCTGGACCTCGAACCGAAGGGCAAGAAGGTCATCGAGGAGATGGAGGGCGACTACACCGACATCACCCGGACCGGCCCCTCCAGCACGCTCGACTTCGAGCGGCTGTTCAAACAGGGGTTGAAGCGCAAGCTCGCGATGGACTTCGACGAGGAGTACGTCCGCGAGGCGCTGAAAGTCGACGGGTGGGGCCCGGCGACGGTCTTCGAGTGGGCCCGCGAGAACCACATGCCCGTCTCGAAGGCCTGGATCGACGACGCCTACGACGAACTCGACAGCGACGAGAAGGCCACCTGGGACTCCATCGAGGAGATGGAGGCGAACGTCGAGATGGTCGATACGCCGACCCGTATCCGTCGGGACGGCATCGAGCAGATACCGTTCCGCAGGGAGGACGAGCGCTACCGCTACCCCGAGATAATCGAGGAGCGCGAGAAGAACGTCGTCGTCGTGAACATCCGCGACGTCTCCGGGTCGATGCGCCAGAAGAAGCGCGAGCTGGTCGAGCGGACGTTCACGCCGCTGGACTGGTACCTGACCGGGAAGTACGACAACGCCGAGTTCGTCTACATCGCCCACGACGCCGACGCCTGGGAGGTCGACCGCGAGGAGTTCTTCGGCATCCGCTCGGGCGGCGGGACGCGCATCTCCAGTGCCTACGAACTCGCCGCCCAGACGCTCGAGGAGGAGTACCCCTGGAGCGAGTGGAACCGCTACGTCTTCGCGGCCGGCGACAGCGAGAACTCCTCGAACGACACCGAGGAGCGGGTGATTCCGCTGATGGAACAGATCCCCGCGAACCTCCACGCCTACGTGGAGACCCAGCCCAGCGGCAACGCCATCAACGCCACCCACGCCGAGGAGGTCGAGCGCAACTTCCGCGACACGGAGAACGTCGCCGTGGCATACGTCACCTCGCCCGAGGACGTCATCGACGCCATCTACGAGATTCTCAGCACGGAGGACCAATGA
- a CDS encoding Hsp20/alpha crystallin family protein codes for MAIRRYPFDSMEQLFDQMRREMFGGWDEMTSDWDRPALGQVDTWDAGISVENTDDGFVVLADIPGFEREELSLRLHDDVLVVRGEHEVDDDYGSRSRTVHEHISLPARPDPEHVSASYRNGVLEVEFLLEDDADEGTSIDIE; via the coding sequence ATGGCAATCCGACGATATCCCTTCGACAGCATGGAACAGCTCTTCGACCAGATGCGCCGCGAGATGTTCGGCGGCTGGGACGAGATGACGAGTGACTGGGACCGACCCGCCCTCGGACAGGTCGATACCTGGGACGCCGGCATCAGCGTCGAGAACACCGACGACGGCTTCGTCGTGCTGGCTGACATCCCCGGCTTCGAGCGCGAGGAGCTCTCTCTGCGACTCCACGACGACGTCCTCGTCGTCCGTGGCGAACACGAGGTCGACGACGACTACGGCTCCCGAAGCCGGACCGTCCACGAGCACATCTCGCTGCCCGCCCGGCCCGACCCCGAGCACGTGAGCGCGAGCTACCGCAACGGCGTGCTCGAAGTCGAGTTCCTCCTCGAGGACGATGCCGACGAGGGAACGAGCATCGACATCGAGTAG
- a CDS encoding PrkA family serine protein kinase, which translates to MSGEEFIDRADESLDRTYEAPMSLGEYVDAVLETPEIASHASKYLLAAIEDAGTRTVIEEGEEKQRYRFFDDPDNDGEHAILGNTEVLNGFVDDLRSIAAGRGKDEKIIWLEGPTATGKSELKRCLINGLREFSKTPAGRRYTVEWNVAGTGEDDPGLTYGDQTVEDEDDWYESPVQVHPLTVFPDDVRGEIVDRLNERLDDHIEIRVDGQLDPFSREAYDYLEEQYRRQGVTDLFSAVTDPKHLRVKNFVADVGQGIGILHSEDEGTPKERLVGSWMHGMLRELDSRGRKNPQAFSYDGVLSQGNGLLTIVEDAAQHADLLQKLLNVPDESRVKLDKGIGMDIDTQLVIISNPDLEAQLNQHADREGQDPLKALKRRLDKHEFTYLTNVSLEAQLLRRELTNETAVWDPASWEDLEARIQEPVRISVRSDMDRVAEKELAPHAVEAAALYAVVSRLDTAQIPGGLDLVDKALLFDRGYLMEGDERVDIEDYDLEPTDDDGEHGIPVTYVRDVIADLLHETQDRHHPDLPVEHVVMPRDVLDAIADGLDDAPVFSAGEAGEYEERVVQVKNEIFSEQERDVLEALMRDKRVDEATVEEYIEHVYAWESDDQITNERGELVDPDPLKMKVFEIEHLGRFDESNYEGNDPDEAVRSFRTDKIITALNRHAWQRRDEEFRVGDVNPKEIPVIKTVLGSHDWDDVRRTYEDFDPRQWDNPPSGTQTARLKETATENMVEMHGYSHASAELTSRHVMKQVSYRWD; encoded by the coding sequence ATGTCGGGTGAGGAGTTCATCGACCGCGCGGACGAATCGCTGGACCGGACCTACGAGGCGCCGATGAGCCTCGGCGAGTACGTCGACGCCGTCCTCGAGACGCCCGAGATTGCGTCCCACGCCTCGAAGTACCTGCTCGCGGCCATCGAGGACGCCGGCACCCGGACCGTCATCGAGGAGGGCGAAGAGAAACAGCGCTACCGGTTCTTCGACGACCCCGACAACGACGGCGAGCACGCGATTCTGGGCAACACGGAGGTCCTCAACGGGTTCGTCGACGACCTGCGCTCCATCGCCGCGGGCCGCGGGAAAGACGAGAAGATAATCTGGCTCGAGGGCCCGACGGCGACGGGCAAGTCCGAGCTCAAGCGGTGTCTCATCAACGGCCTGCGGGAGTTCTCGAAGACGCCCGCCGGGCGGCGCTACACCGTCGAGTGGAACGTCGCCGGCACGGGCGAGGACGACCCGGGGCTGACCTACGGCGACCAGACCGTCGAGGACGAGGACGACTGGTACGAGAGCCCCGTCCAGGTCCACCCGCTGACGGTGTTCCCCGACGACGTCCGCGGGGAGATCGTCGACCGCCTCAACGAGCGCCTCGACGACCACATCGAGATCCGCGTCGACGGCCAGCTGGACCCCTTCTCCCGGGAGGCGTACGACTACCTCGAGGAGCAGTACCGCCGCCAGGGAGTCACCGACCTGTTCTCGGCGGTGACCGACCCGAAACACCTCCGGGTGAAGAACTTCGTCGCCGACGTCGGCCAGGGCATCGGCATCCTCCACTCGGAGGACGAGGGGACCCCCAAGGAGCGCCTGGTCGGGTCGTGGATGCACGGCATGCTCCGCGAGCTGGACTCTCGGGGCCGGAAGAACCCCCAGGCGTTCAGTTACGACGGCGTCCTCTCCCAAGGCAACGGCCTGCTGACGATCGTCGAGGACGCCGCCCAGCACGCCGACCTGCTCCAGAAGCTGCTGAACGTCCCCGACGAGAGCCGGGTGAAACTGGACAAGGGCATCGGGATGGACATCGACACGCAGCTGGTCATCATCTCCAATCCGGACCTGGAGGCCCAGCTCAACCAGCACGCCGACCGCGAGGGCCAGGACCCGCTGAAGGCGCTGAAGCGGCGCCTGGACAAACACGAGTTCACCTACCTGACGAACGTCTCGCTCGAGGCCCAGTTGCTCCGGCGCGAACTGACAAACGAGACCGCCGTCTGGGACCCTGCCTCCTGGGAGGACCTCGAGGCGCGGATCCAGGAGCCGGTCCGGATATCGGTCCGGAGCGACATGGATCGGGTCGCCGAGAAGGAGCTCGCGCCCCACGCCGTCGAGGCCGCGGCCCTGTACGCCGTCGTCTCACGCCTGGACACGGCCCAGATACCCGGCGGCCTCGATCTGGTCGACAAGGCGCTGCTGTTCGACCGGGGCTACCTGATGGAGGGCGACGAGCGGGTGGACATCGAGGACTACGACCTCGAACCGACCGACGACGACGGCGAGCACGGCATCCCGGTGACCTACGTCCGTGACGTCATCGCGGACCTGCTCCACGAGACACAGGACCGTCACCACCCCGACCTCCCGGTCGAACACGTCGTCATGCCCCGCGACGTGCTCGACGCGATCGCCGACGGTCTGGACGACGCGCCGGTCTTCTCGGCCGGCGAGGCCGGCGAGTACGAGGAGCGCGTCGTCCAGGTGAAAAACGAGATATTCAGCGAGCAGGAGCGGGACGTGCTGGAGGCGCTGATGCGGGACAAGCGCGTCGACGAAGCCACCGTCGAGGAGTACATCGAGCACGTCTACGCCTGGGAGTCTGACGACCAGATCACCAACGAGCGAGGCGAGCTCGTCGACCCGGACCCGCTGAAGATGAAGGTCTTCGAGATAGAGCACCTTGGTCGGTTCGACGAATCGAACTACGAGGGCAACGACCCCGACGAGGCCGTCCGCTCGTTCCGGACGGACAAGATAATCACCGCGCTGAACCGCCACGCGTGGCAGCGCCGCGACGAGGAGTTCCGCGTCGGCGACGTCAACCCCAAGGAGATCCCGGTCATCAAGACGGTGCTCGGGAGCCACGACTGGGACGACGTCCGGCGCACCTACGAGGACTTCGACCCCCGGCAGTGGGACAACCCGCCGTCGGGCACCCAGACGGCCCGTCTCAAGGAGACGGCAACGGAGAACATGGTAGAGATGCACGGCTACAGCCACGCGTCGGCCGAGCTGACCAGCCGACACGTCATGAAACAGGTGAGTTACCGATGGGACTGA
- a CDS encoding AMP-dependent synthetase/ligase yields MAGDDSRPAWRDAEERYTDEVIGDDTIGEMFAATARRNADRPAQMYKGGVYDRTLTESVIATAPNDEYASISYERMHDIVRHLAAGFRDLGIGADDRVGLFASTRMEWALCDFGVLSAGGVVTTVYSESSPRQVQYLLEDPGADAVVVENEEHLCRVLEVEDDLSLSFYVVIDDTDVDREDVYTLQSVHDRGADVFEEAAYQSWLDERSPTDLASLIYTSGTTGRPKGVELTHRNFRSNVNQARKRLGPRPDKHPDLPSVRPGIRSISFLPLAHVFERLAGHFFVYASGGTVGYVESPDTLADDIQQIRPNMGASVPRVYERIFDSMRTQAAESPVKERIFGWAMDVARAYTRTDDPGPVLELKHAVADRLVYSTVAENLGGELEFMVSGGGTLSKRLCATFLGMGLTIVEGYGLTETSPVVTINPPEDVRPGTLGVSVVDVDVRIDESVTDASQFDDVEGRLGELLVAGPNVTRGYWNQPGPTERAFTEIDGTNWFRTGDIVEQTDDDFLVYHDRIKEMLVLSTGKNVAPQPIEEQFATSDRIEQIMVVGDDQKFVGALVVPNFEQLERWADREGVDLPADEYARCSDDRVRAWVEAAVDDVNEDLETVERIKQFELVPEEWTAENDLLTPSMKKKRRNIRTEFEAKLREIYGEDYKER; encoded by the coding sequence ATGGCAGGTGACGACTCGCGTCCCGCGTGGCGCGACGCCGAGGAGCGCTACACCGACGAGGTCATCGGAGACGACACCATCGGCGAGATGTTCGCGGCGACTGCACGACGGAACGCCGACCGGCCGGCCCAGATGTACAAGGGCGGCGTCTACGACCGGACGCTGACGGAGTCGGTCATCGCGACGGCCCCGAATGACGAGTACGCGTCTATTTCCTACGAGCGAATGCACGACATCGTCAGGCACCTGGCCGCCGGGTTCCGTGACCTCGGCATCGGCGCGGACGACCGGGTGGGACTCTTCGCGAGTACGCGCATGGAGTGGGCGCTCTGTGACTTCGGGGTCCTCTCTGCCGGCGGGGTCGTCACGACGGTCTACAGCGAGTCCTCGCCGCGACAGGTCCAGTACCTCCTCGAGGACCCGGGCGCCGACGCCGTCGTCGTCGAGAACGAGGAGCACCTGTGTCGCGTCCTCGAGGTCGAAGACGACCTCTCGCTGTCCTTCTACGTGGTGATAGACGACACCGACGTCGACCGCGAGGACGTCTACACGCTGCAATCCGTCCACGACCGCGGGGCGGACGTCTTCGAGGAGGCGGCCTACCAGTCGTGGCTGGACGAGCGGTCGCCGACGGACCTCGCGAGTCTCATCTACACCTCGGGGACGACGGGCCGCCCGAAGGGCGTCGAACTCACCCACCGGAACTTCCGGTCGAACGTCAACCAGGCCCGCAAGCGACTCGGCCCACGCCCGGACAAGCACCCGGACCTGCCGAGCGTCCGACCCGGCATCCGCTCGATATCCTTCCTCCCGCTGGCACACGTCTTCGAACGGCTGGCCGGGCACTTCTTCGTGTACGCCTCGGGTGGGACGGTCGGCTACGTCGAAAGCCCGGACACGCTGGCAGACGACATCCAGCAGATCCGCCCGAACATGGGGGCGAGCGTCCCCCGGGTCTACGAGCGCATCTTCGACTCGATGCGGACCCAGGCCGCCGAGTCGCCGGTCAAAGAGCGCATCTTCGGGTGGGCGATGGACGTCGCCCGGGCCTATACGCGGACCGACGACCCCGGGCCCGTCCTGGAACTGAAACACGCCGTCGCCGACCGCCTCGTCTACAGCACCGTCGCGGAAAACCTGGGGGGCGAACTCGAGTTCATGGTCAGCGGGGGCGGGACGCTCTCGAAACGCCTCTGTGCCACCTTCCTCGGCATGGGCCTCACCATCGTCGAGGGCTACGGGCTCACCGAGACGTCGCCGGTCGTCACCATCAACCCGCCGGAGGACGTCCGCCCGGGGACCCTCGGCGTATCGGTGGTCGACGTCGACGTCAGAATCGACGAGTCAGTCACCGACGCGAGCCAGTTCGACGACGTCGAGGGCCGCCTCGGCGAGCTCCTCGTCGCCGGGCCGAACGTCACCCGCGGCTACTGGAACCAGCCGGGACCGACGGAGCGTGCCTTCACCGAGATCGACGGAACGAACTGGTTTCGCACCGGCGATATCGTCGAGCAGACCGACGACGACTTTCTCGTCTACCACGACCGGATCAAGGAGATGCTGGTCCTCTCGACGGGCAAGAACGTCGCCCCACAGCCCATCGAGGAGCAGTTCGCGACCAGCGACCGGATCGAACAGATAATGGTCGTCGGCGACGACCAGAAGTTCGTCGGCGCGCTCGTCGTCCCGAACTTCGAGCAACTCGAGCGATGGGCCGACCGCGAGGGCGTGGACCTGCCGGCGGACGAGTACGCCCGGTGTTCCGACGACCGCGTCCGGGCGTGGGTCGAGGCGGCCGTCGACGACGTCAACGAGGACCTAGAGACGGTCGAGCGCATCAAGCAGTTCGAACTCGTCCCCGAGGAGTGGACGGCCGAGAACGACCTGCTGACCCCCTCGATGAAGAAAAAGCGCCGCAACATCCGGACCGAGTTCGAGGCGAAACTCCGGGAGATCTACGGCGAGGACTACAAGGAGCGGTGA
- a CDS encoding PrkA family serine protein kinase, whose amino-acid sequence MSKNKETLEALSKEYRDSIPADLRTTHTFDWYLEQCYEEPRIARNAHQRVADMFDFYGTTYDEEAGVVEYELASEDPLNDGENTFYGRVIHEAIHEFVNKVKSGARGLGPEKRIKLLLGPVGSGKSDFDRQLRRYFENYTRRDDGRMYTFRWTNLCDVVHDQDPADDVVRSPMNQDPLVLLPQEQRDRVIEDINEELDAPYTIRNEQALDPASEFYMDSLLAHYDDDLQQVLENHVEIVRFVADENQRQGIETFEPKDKKNQDETELTGDVNYSKIAIYGESDPRAFDYSGAFCNANRGLFSGEELLKLQREFLYDFLHASQEQTIKPKNNPRIDIDQVIVGRTNMPEYRDKKGDEKMEAFNDRTKRIDFPYVLQYEEEARIYRKMLRNADLPDIKVEPHTLEMAGLFGVLTRIEEPDSKSIDLVQKAKAYNGEIDEADDIDVKKLREEADQRADIGEGMDGVSPRFIGDEIAEAIMDSMHRDRQFLSPLTTFNHLEGNLENHGSIDAESFDEYYRYLELVREEYKERAIEDVRHALAYDMDEIQRQGEKYMDHVMAYIDDATVEDELTGREQEPDEQFLRSVEEKLNLPEDRKDDFRQEVSNWVSRRAREGDTFNPQDNDRLRRALERKLWEDKKHNINFSALVSSSEMDDDERNRWIDALIEQGYGEEGAKEVLEFAGAEVAKSEMEE is encoded by the coding sequence ATGAGCAAGAACAAAGAGACACTCGAGGCGTTGAGCAAGGAGTACCGTGATTCGATACCAGCGGACCTCCGGACGACACACACGTTCGACTGGTATCTCGAACAGTGCTACGAGGAACCGCGCATCGCCCGGAACGCCCACCAGCGCGTCGCGGACATGTTCGACTTCTACGGGACGACCTACGACGAGGAGGCCGGAGTCGTCGAGTACGAACTCGCGAGCGAGGACCCGCTGAACGACGGCGAGAACACGTTCTACGGACGGGTCATCCACGAGGCCATCCACGAGTTCGTCAACAAGGTCAAGTCCGGTGCCCGCGGTCTGGGCCCGGAGAAACGCATCAAACTCCTGCTGGGACCGGTCGGGTCGGGCAAGTCCGACTTCGACCGCCAGCTGCGCCGCTACTTCGAGAACTACACCCGCCGCGACGACGGGCGGATGTACACCTTCCGCTGGACGAACCTCTGTGACGTCGTCCACGACCAGGACCCGGCCGACGACGTCGTCCGGTCACCGATGAACCAGGACCCGCTCGTCCTCCTCCCCCAGGAACAGCGCGACAGGGTCATCGAAGACATCAACGAGGAACTGGACGCCCCCTACACCATCCGGAACGAGCAGGCGCTCGACCCGGCCTCGGAGTTCTACATGGACAGCCTGCTTGCCCACTACGACGACGACCTCCAGCAGGTCCTCGAGAACCACGTCGAGATCGTGCGCTTCGTCGCCGACGAGAACCAGCGCCAGGGCATCGAGACGTTCGAACCGAAGGACAAGAAGAACCAGGACGAGACCGAACTGACCGGCGACGTCAACTACTCGAAGATCGCCATCTACGGCGAGTCCGACCCGCGGGCGTTCGACTACTCCGGGGCGTTCTGTAACGCCAACCGCGGCCTGTTCTCCGGCGAGGAGCTGCTGAAGCTCCAGCGGGAGTTCCTCTATGACTTCCTGCACGCCAGCCAGGAACAGACGATCAAGCCCAAGAACAACCCCCGCATCGACATCGACCAGGTCATCGTCGGCCGGACGAACATGCCCGAGTACCGGGACAAGAAGGGCGACGAGAAGATGGAGGCGTTCAACGACCGGACCAAGCGCATCGACTTCCCGTACGTCCTCCAGTACGAGGAGGAGGCCCGCATCTACCGGAAGATGCTGCGCAACGCCGACCTACCGGACATCAAGGTGGAACCACACACCCTCGAGATGGCCGGTCTCTTCGGCGTGCTGACCCGCATCGAGGAACCCGACTCGAAGTCCATCGACCTCGTCCAGAAGGCCAAGGCCTACAACGGCGAGATAGACGAGGCAGACGACATCGACGTCAAGAAGCTGCGCGAGGAGGCCGACCAGCGAGCGGACATCGGCGAGGGGATGGACGGCGTCTCCCCCCGGTTCATCGGCGACGAGATCGCCGAGGCCATCATGGACTCGATGCACCGCGACCGACAGTTCCTCTCGCCGCTGACGACGTTCAACCACCTCGAGGGCAACTTAGAGAACCACGGCTCCATCGACGCCGAGTCGTTCGACGAGTACTACCGCTACCTCGAACTGGTCCGCGAGGAGTACAAGGAGCGGGCCATCGAGGACGTCCGTCACGCGCTGGCCTACGACATGGACGAGATCCAGCGCCAGGGCGAGAAGTACATGGACCACGTGATGGCCTACATCGACGACGCGACCGTCGAGGACGAGCTCACCGGCCGCGAGCAGGAACCCGACGAGCAGTTCCTCCGGTCGGTCGAGGAGAAGCTCAACCTCCCCGAGGACCGCAAGGACGACTTCCGCCAGGAGGTCTCGAACTGGGTCTCCCGGCGGGCCCGCGAGGGCGACACGTTCAACCCGCAGGACAACGACCGCCTGCGCCGCGCCCTCGAACGCAAGCTCTGGGAGGACAAGAAGCACAACATCAACTTCTCGGCGCTGGTGTCGAGTTCGGAGATGGACGACGACGAGCGAAACAGGTGGATCGACGCGCTGATCGAACAGGGCTACGGCGAAGAGGGCGCAAAGGAGGTGTTGGAGTTCGCCGGTGCCGAGGTCGCAAAGAGTGAGATGGAAGAGTAA
- a CDS encoding secondary thiamine-phosphate synthase enzyme YjbQ — MGTSRILVSTEERLSVVDVTDRVQDTVPSDFQGSCTVFARHTTTGVTVNEAESRLLSDFESALSALVPDEGWDHDALDGNADAHVRAMLVGPSETVPVVDGDLDLGTWQSVLLVDCDGPRERALDVVW; from the coding sequence ATGGGAACGTCACGCATCCTCGTCTCGACGGAGGAACGACTCTCGGTGGTCGACGTCACCGACCGCGTACAGGACACCGTCCCGTCTGACTTCCAGGGATCCTGCACCGTCTTCGCCCGGCACACGACCACCGGCGTCACGGTCAACGAAGCGGAGTCGAGACTGCTGAGCGACTTCGAGTCGGCGCTGTCCGCCCTCGTCCCCGACGAGGGCTGGGATCACGATGCCCTCGACGGCAACGCCGACGCACACGTCCGGGCGATGCTGGTCGGGCCGAGCGAGACGGTGCCGGTCGTCGACGGCGACCTGGACCTGGGGACATGGCAGTCGGTGTTGCTGGTCGACTGCGACGGGCCGAGAGAACGGGCGCTCGACGTCGTCTGGTGA
- a CDS encoding SpoVR family protein: MSTDDRFAKQRIADELEEPVTEAGNLARTLGLSPYAVNYWIVDYDEMNELIAYGGFQNRYPHWRWGMQYDRQQKQGQFLGGKAFEIVNNDDPAHAFLQESNTLADQKAVITHVEAHADFFANNEWFGLFAENPDAAGMLARHGETIREYMQDPDIAREDVEQFIDHVLCLEDNIDQHRPYSPVQTVEERLEDIEGVDPAEQLENLDLSEEVKRQVFDEEWLEAQAPDGDNVTFPAEPEKDVLGFLRKHGKRYDEAAQRAVEMTDWQKDLLELLRREAYYFAPQKMTKVMNEGWAAYWESLMMTGERFAGDDEFVLYADHMAQVLGSPGLNPYKLGLELWEYVENTENRREVVERLLRVDGISWRNFTDVVDFREVQDLLEPPAWLTDVVGHLDDLDPEDPRVDAEALAAARAGDIDVEAYPWKVLTYEGMAQRHYSLLKPQFRGFLSRIGKSELERVSRYMFDDARYDSIEAALADVDYTRGWERMREIRESHNDVTFLDEFLTQEFVDDNDYFTYEYTHASGDYRVTSTDHEDVKKKLMLQFTNFGKPTIVVEDGNYRNRNELLLAHQYNGVMLNMSKATDVLKRVFELWGRPVNLLTIVKEFDDHDVEVARRRDREPEPREVGKRIEYDGSEVVITDVDWSEVEHLAATDIDYSTKPDEWLA; this comes from the coding sequence ATGAGCACCGACGACAGATTCGCCAAACAACGCATCGCCGACGAGCTCGAGGAACCGGTCACCGAGGCGGGCAACCTCGCCCGGACGCTCGGCCTCTCGCCCTACGCAGTGAACTACTGGATCGTCGACTACGACGAGATGAACGAGCTCATCGCCTACGGCGGGTTCCAGAACCGCTACCCACACTGGCGCTGGGGGATGCAGTACGACCGCCAGCAGAAACAGGGCCAGTTCCTCGGCGGGAAGGCCTTCGAGATCGTCAACAACGACGACCCGGCCCACGCCTTCCTCCAGGAGTCCAACACCCTGGCCGACCAGAAGGCGGTCATCACCCACGTCGAGGCCCACGCCGACTTCTTTGCGAACAACGAGTGGTTCGGGCTGTTCGCCGAGAACCCCGACGCCGCTGGCATGCTCGCGCGCCACGGCGAGACCATCCGGGAGTACATGCAGGACCCGGACATCGCCCGCGAGGACGTCGAGCAGTTCATCGACCACGTCCTCTGTCTGGAGGACAACATCGACCAGCACCGGCCGTACAGTCCGGTCCAGACGGTCGAAGAGCGCCTCGAGGATATCGAGGGCGTCGACCCCGCCGAACAACTGGAGAACCTCGACCTCTCCGAGGAGGTCAAGCGCCAGGTCTTCGACGAGGAGTGGCTCGAGGCCCAGGCACCCGACGGCGACAACGTCACCTTCCCCGCCGAACCGGAGAAGGACGTGCTCGGGTTCCTCCGGAAGCACGGCAAGCGGTACGACGAGGCGGCCCAACGCGCCGTCGAGATGACCGACTGGCAGAAAGACCTGCTCGAGCTGTTGCGCCGCGAGGCCTACTACTTCGCCCCCCAGAAGATGACGAAGGTCATGAACGAGGGCTGGGCGGCCTACTGGGAGTCGCTGATGATGACCGGCGAGCGGTTCGCGGGTGACGACGAGTTCGTCCTCTACGCGGACCACATGGCCCAGGTGCTCGGGTCGCCGGGGCTGAATCCCTACAAGCTCGGCCTCGAGCTCTGGGAGTACGTCGAGAACACCGAGAACCGGCGGGAGGTCGTCGAGCGCCTCCTCAGGGTCGACGGGATCTCCTGGCGCAACTTCACCGACGTCGTCGACTTCCGCGAGGTCCAGGACCTGCTCGAACCGCCGGCGTGGCTGACCGACGTCGTCGGCCACCTCGACGACCTGGACCCCGAGGACCCGCGCGTCGACGCCGAGGCCTTGGCGGCGGCCCGTGCAGGCGATATCGACGTCGAGGCCTACCCCTGGAAGGTCCTGACCTACGAGGGCATGGCCCAGCGCCACTACTCGCTGCTGAAGCCGCAGTTCCGGGGGTTCCTCTCGCGCATCGGCAAGTCCGAACTCGAACGCGTCTCGCGGTACATGTTCGACGACGCCCGATACGACTCCATCGAGGCCGCCCTCGCGGACGTCGACTACACGCGCGGGTGGGAACGGATGCGCGAGATCCGCGAGAGCCACAACGACGTGACCTTCTTGGACGAGTTCCTCACCCAGGAGTTCGTCGACGACAACGACTACTTCACCTACGAGTACACCCACGCCTCGGGCGACTACCGGGTCACCTCGACGGACCACGAGGACGTCAAGAAGAAGCTGATGCTCCAGTTCACCAACTTCGGCAAGCCCACCATCGTCGTCGAGGACGGGAACTACCGGAACCGCAACGAGCTGTTGCTCGCCCACCAGTACAACGGCGTCATGCTCAACATGAGCAAGGCCACGGACGTCCTCAAGCGCGTCTTCGAACTCTGGGGGCGGCCGGTGAACCTGCTGACCATCGTCAAGGAGTTCGACGACCACGACGTCGAAGTGGCCAGGCGGCGGGACCGCGAACCCGAACCGAGGGAGGTCGGCAAGCGCATCGAGTACGACGGGTCCGAGGTGGTCATCACGGACGTCGACTGGTCCGAGGTCGAGCACCTCGCCGCGACGGACATCGACTACAGCACCAAGCCCGACGAGTGGCTCGCCTGA